In one Bacillus thuringiensis genomic region, the following are encoded:
- a CDS encoding PhzF family phenazine biosynthesis isomerase: MKTINVFHYDAFTNKPNKGNPAGIVLEAGGLTEEEMQIIAEKVGYNETTFVLFSEVGDIRMRYFTPGFEMDLCGHGTVGTIFALREKGLLEEKSNLTIETKAGILPIQIGVNENGETFIKMRQAAPQFKEFTGSKEELAQSIGLEVNDLDVSLPIVYGSTGNCTVIVPIKNLNACERMTPNNAAFPSVLKEIPNASIHPICLETYDELAQMHGRHFSSAYAGTTEDPVTGTASGVMGAYYAEYLEKDFEHELGLIVEQGQEINKDGRVTVYVTKGIENEKLQIDIAGTVVYVKEFEISI; encoded by the coding sequence ATGAAGACTATAAACGTATTTCATTACGACGCATTTACGAATAAACCAAATAAGGGAAATCCAGCAGGTATTGTATTAGAAGCAGGTGGGTTAACGGAAGAGGAAATGCAAATTATTGCTGAAAAAGTTGGATATAACGAAACAACTTTTGTTCTTTTCTCAGAAGTAGGAGATATAAGAATGCGCTATTTTACACCTGGTTTTGAAATGGATTTATGTGGTCATGGGACAGTAGGGACGATATTTGCCTTGCGCGAAAAAGGTTTATTAGAAGAGAAAAGTAACCTTACGATTGAAACGAAGGCTGGGATTTTACCGATACAAATAGGTGTAAATGAAAATGGAGAAACCTTTATTAAAATGAGACAGGCAGCACCTCAGTTTAAAGAGTTTACAGGTTCAAAAGAAGAATTAGCTCAAAGTATCGGTTTAGAAGTAAATGATTTAGATGTAAGTTTACCGATTGTATATGGAAGTACTGGTAATTGTACTGTAATTGTACCGATTAAAAATCTTAATGCATGTGAGAGAATGACACCTAATAATGCTGCATTTCCATCAGTATTAAAAGAAATACCTAATGCTTCTATTCACCCCATTTGTCTAGAAACTTATGATGAACTAGCACAAATGCACGGCCGTCATTTTTCATCAGCTTACGCTGGGACGACTGAAGATCCAGTGACAGGAACAGCTTCAGGTGTAATGGGAGCGTATTATGCGGAGTATTTAGAGAAAGATTTTGAACATGAATTGGGTTTAATCGTTGAGCAAGGACAGGAAATAAATAAAGATGGTCGTGTAACTGTTTATGTAACGAAAGGGATAGAAAACGAAAAGTTACAAATAGATATTGCTGGAACAGTGGTGTATGTAAAAGAGTTTGAAATTTCGATATAA
- a CDS encoding Nif3-like dinuclear metal center hexameric protein, with protein sequence MNIKQFKEHITSLFGEHLHKYGDDEYGFTYISKEEFHKIGYTTNLTLETIEEAYRNGVDMIVTHHAPWSFLFGMEEACIEKLKQYEMNHFWIHLPLDFVKFGTCTSLFNEIGIDTILEYSTYEEEELPGIGEYKEAIPFSNLVGKLEEKMEEKVKSWRNHDKLVKRIAILTGAGNNTNLIERALEKGCDTYITGEKTLYTVQHAKFKGINLIVGSHTFTEVFGVESLAHKLKERDNSIEITRLNEDHLE encoded by the coding sequence ATGAATATAAAGCAGTTTAAAGAACATATAACATCACTATTTGGAGAGCATCTTCATAAATATGGCGATGATGAATATGGTTTTACTTATATAAGTAAAGAAGAGTTTCACAAAATCGGTTACACAACAAATTTAACGTTAGAAACTATTGAAGAAGCGTATCGAAATGGAGTCGATATGATAGTTACACATCATGCGCCGTGGAGTTTTTTATTTGGTATGGAAGAGGCTTGTATTGAGAAATTGAAGCAATATGAAATGAATCATTTTTGGATTCATTTGCCGTTAGATTTTGTAAAGTTTGGCACGTGTACATCGTTATTTAACGAAATTGGGATAGATACAATACTGGAATATTCAACCTATGAGGAAGAAGAACTACCGGGAATAGGAGAATATAAAGAAGCGATTCCTTTTTCAAACTTAGTTGGAAAACTTGAAGAAAAAATGGAAGAGAAAGTGAAGAGCTGGAGAAATCACGATAAACTAGTAAAACGGATTGCGATTTTAACCGGTGCAGGAAACAACACAAATTTGATTGAGCGTGCATTAGAGAAAGGGTGTGACACGTACATAACCGGTGAAAAAACATTATATACAGTTCAACATGCGAAATTTAAAGGAATTAATTTAATTGTAGGCAGTCATACGTTTACAGAAGTGTTTGGTGTAGAAAGTTTGGCTCATAAGTTAAAAGAAAGAGATAATTCAATAGAAATTACTAGATTAAATGAAGATCATTTGGAGTGA
- a CDS encoding GNAT family N-acetyltransferase: protein MIYDLAIIQNLFGPSKKVLNGLPNAVTIEEIEENVLYDVQTYKEKISRFEEVCFNWELKRASIVLNKRFSSYKSSVRVLLDAGFSLYAAKIEVCRELNNVEGPERQYTYRSIAEGTLAEKEFKYIWEQCMSGSGNQTSILTIDEHFYSVQTELGTGWEKSCIVFYDKNEPIGMSIPHIETGTESEGRLFYFGVMPYYRGKGIASHMHLQSLHMLKEMGATYYIGSTHTSNEKMQRIFWRNNCSLKTKIELYYKIFKEG, encoded by the coding sequence GTGATATACGATCTTGCAATCATTCAGAATCTATTTGGCCCTTCTAAAAAAGTATTAAATGGCTTACCAAATGCAGTAACGATTGAAGAGATAGAAGAGAATGTTCTTTATGATGTACAAACTTATAAAGAAAAGATAAGTAGATTTGAAGAAGTTTGTTTTAATTGGGAGTTAAAAAGAGCGAGTATTGTATTAAACAAAAGGTTTAGTAGTTATAAATCAAGTGTGAGAGTGTTACTTGATGCCGGTTTTTCTTTGTATGCCGCAAAGATAGAAGTATGTAGAGAATTGAACAATGTAGAAGGACCTGAAAGACAATATACATATCGATCAATAGCAGAAGGAACGTTAGCGGAAAAAGAATTTAAATATATTTGGGAACAATGTATGTCGGGTTCAGGGAATCAAACTTCAATTTTAACTATCGATGAGCATTTTTATTCAGTGCAAACAGAGTTAGGTACGGGCTGGGAAAAGTCATGTATTGTTTTTTATGATAAAAATGAGCCGATTGGTATGTCCATACCGCATATAGAAACTGGAACAGAAAGTGAAGGACGATTATTTTATTTTGGGGTAATGCCTTATTATCGCGGGAAAGGAATTGCTTCCCATATGCATCTTCAATCGTTGCATATGTTAAAGGAAATGGGGGCTACTTATTACATTGGAAGCACACATACTTCAAATGAAAAGATGCAGAGGATATTTTGGAGAAATAATTGTTCGTTGAAAACGAAGATAGAGCTTTATTATAAAATCTTTAAAGAAGGTTAG
- the spxA gene encoding transcriptional regulator SpxA, translated as MVILYTTASCASCRKAKAWLEEHQIDYIEKNIVSNSMTVDELKSILRLTEEGATEIISTRSKTFQDLNINIEELSLNEFYTLIIEHPLMLRRPIMLDEKRLQIGFNEEEIRKFLPRSVRTFLNIELQKLAN; from the coding sequence ATGGTAATTCTATATACAACAGCAAGCTGTGCCTCATGCCGAAAAGCGAAAGCATGGCTTGAAGAGCATCAAATTGATTATATTGAAAAAAACATCGTATCAAATTCTATGACAGTTGATGAGCTTAAATCAATTCTTCGTTTAACTGAAGAGGGGGCTACTGAAATTATTTCAACTAGATCGAAAACTTTTCAGGACTTAAATATAAATATTGAGGAGCTCTCGCTCAATGAATTTTATACATTAATAATTGAGCATCCACTAATGTTACGTCGCCCAATTATGCTGGACGAGAAAAGATTGCAGATTGGTTTTAATGAGGAAGAAATTCGTAAATTTTTACCACGTAGCGTTCGAACGTTTTTGAACATTGAATTGCAAAAATTGGCCAATTAA
- a CDS encoding aromatic amino acid transport family protein, with the protein MNGNTAKKIEVQAENTALKNEQYADPKKWHKQDTTWALSLFGTAIGAGVLFLPINAGSGGLLSLLLITLLAYPVMYYSHRALAKMIYASNSADEGITGTIREYFGNKASIIFNIVYFGSIYTIVLMYSVALTNTASSFIVHQLHMPEPPRAILSLVLVLGLIAILNFGQDITVKVMSMLVYPFIVSLLFIAISLIPQWNTSMLSFSAVSTASTGTGYFGTILMILPIIVFSFNHSPMISSFVVKQRATYGIEATDAKCAQIQKVCYIMTFAVVMFFVWSSALSLTPDDIKMAKEQNLSILSYLANELNSPVITIAAPIIAFVAITKSFLGHYIGAFEVMRDMIIKFGKSRGKDIEEKTIKTVILTFVVLSCWFVAYTNPSILGLIDSLSGPLVAAILCLLPMYAIQKVPVLAKYKGKMSNVFVIIVGVLTVLASIKSLF; encoded by the coding sequence ATGAACGGGAATACTGCAAAGAAAATAGAAGTTCAAGCTGAAAATACCGCACTAAAAAATGAGCAATATGCAGATCCGAAAAAGTGGCATAAGCAGGATACTACATGGGCACTGAGTCTATTTGGAACTGCAATTGGAGCAGGGGTGCTCTTTTTACCGATTAATGCAGGTTCAGGTGGTTTATTATCTTTACTACTAATTACATTACTTGCATATCCAGTTATGTACTACTCACATAGGGCGCTTGCTAAAATGATATACGCTTCTAATTCTGCTGATGAGGGGATCACAGGTACAATTAGAGAGTATTTCGGAAATAAAGCGAGTATCATTTTTAACATCGTATATTTCGGTTCAATTTATACAATCGTGCTAATGTATTCGGTTGCGCTTACAAACACTGCAAGTAGTTTTATCGTGCATCAATTGCACATGCCAGAACCTCCAAGAGCTATTTTATCACTTGTATTAGTTCTTGGTCTTATCGCTATACTGAATTTTGGTCAAGATATTACTGTAAAGGTAATGAGTATGTTAGTGTATCCTTTCATAGTTTCTCTACTTTTTATCGCAATATCTTTAATTCCACAGTGGAATACGTCAATGCTTAGTTTTTCAGCTGTTTCAACTGCTTCAACAGGAACAGGCTATTTTGGGACGATATTGATGATTCTACCAATCATCGTATTCTCATTTAATCATTCACCTATGATTTCATCATTTGTTGTGAAACAGAGAGCTACGTATGGAATCGAAGCCACTGATGCTAAATGTGCGCAAATACAAAAGGTTTGTTATATCATGACATTCGCTGTTGTTATGTTCTTCGTTTGGAGTAGCGCATTGAGCTTGACTCCAGATGATATAAAAATGGCAAAAGAACAAAACTTATCAATTCTTTCATATCTTGCTAATGAGCTTAATTCGCCTGTAATCACTATTGCAGCTCCAATTATTGCTTTTGTGGCTATTACAAAGTCTTTCCTTGGCCATTATATCGGAGCATTTGAAGTAATGCGTGACATGATTATTAAGTTTGGTAAATCACGTGGAAAAGATATTGAAGAAAAAACAATTAAGACAGTAATCCTTACTTTTGTTGTATTATCATGCTGGTTTGTTGCTTATACAAATCCAAGTATTCTTGGACTTATTGATTCTCTAAGCGGTCCTTTAGTTGCTGCTATCTTATGTCTATTACCGATGTATG
- a CDS encoding IDEAL domain-containing protein, whose protein sequence is MMSNNNHVLKVGDWVRGISNEGELIVGYIVSLDDVEDIVTVSIVKRDGKYTINEAILLFSKHVNKLPESKVINKEQILYLIDLALLTGDEEWFIELSSKLNSIKELVNEGF, encoded by the coding sequence ATGATGTCAAATAATAATCATGTTTTAAAAGTAGGAGATTGGGTTCGTGGAATATCAAATGAAGGTGAATTAATAGTTGGTTATATTGTATCACTTGATGATGTGGAGGATATAGTTACAGTTAGTATTGTGAAACGTGACGGCAAGTACACAATAAACGAAGCGATTTTACTCTTTAGTAAACACGTTAACAAACTCCCTGAATCAAAGGTAATAAATAAGGAACAAATCCTTTATCTTATAGATCTTGCATTATTAACAGGGGATGAAGAATGGTTTATCGAGCTTTCTTCAAAATTAAACTCGATAAAAGAGCTAGTTAATGAGGGATTTTAA
- a CDS encoding oxidoreductase: MTLTMGFIGFGKSANRYHLPYVNTRNNIKIKTIFVRQINEKLAAPYEEKGVYFTTDLDELLNDKEIQVVTVCTPAHTHYELAKKVILAGKSVIVEKPFCDTVEHAKELLALGREKGVVVMPYQNRRFDGDFLAVKQVVEQGFLGDIIEIESHIDYFRPGSITHEAPKEEGSFYSLGIHTMDRMISLFGRPDTVTYDIRNNEMEGAVDNYFDVGLHYGNQLKIKLKTNHVVAKDYPRFIVHGTNGSFIKYGEDQQENDLKAGIMPESAGFGEDSPMYYGVAKYRNANGDWIEKQIKTPLGDYGRFYDAAYETIINGAPKLVKDEEVVTNIEILENGFAAPSPSVYKLEALHLNE, from the coding sequence ATGACATTAACAATGGGCTTTATTGGATTTGGAAAGTCAGCTAACCGCTATCACTTACCTTATGTAAACACACGTAATAATATAAAAATAAAAACGATTTTTGTACGGCAAATAAATGAAAAATTAGCGGCTCCATATGAGGAAAAAGGTGTTTACTTCACTACTGATTTGGATGAATTGTTGAATGACAAAGAAATTCAAGTGGTGACGGTCTGTACGCCAGCACATACGCATTACGAATTAGCGAAAAAAGTTATACTTGCTGGAAAATCAGTTATCGTTGAAAAACCATTTTGCGATACAGTGGAACATGCGAAAGAATTATTAGCTTTAGGACGAGAAAAAGGTGTAGTAGTTATGCCTTATCAAAACCGCCGTTTTGATGGTGATTTTTTAGCTGTGAAGCAAGTAGTTGAACAAGGATTCCTTGGTGATATTATTGAGATTGAATCACATATTGATTATTTCCGTCCTGGTTCAATCACTCATGAAGCTCCAAAAGAAGAAGGTTCATTTTATAGTTTAGGTATTCATACGATGGACCGCATGATTTCACTATTCGGCCGTCCAGATACGGTGACATACGATATTCGTAATAATGAAATGGAAGGTGCGGTTGATAACTATTTCGATGTTGGTTTACATTACGGAAATCAGTTGAAGATTAAGCTGAAAACAAACCATGTCGTAGCAAAAGATTATCCACGCTTTATCGTCCATGGAACAAATGGATCATTTATTAAATACGGTGAAGATCAGCAGGAAAATGATTTGAAAGCGGGGATTATGCCTGAGAGTGCAGGGTTTGGTGAAGATTCACCGATGTACTATGGAGTTGCTAAGTATCGTAATGCAAATGGTGACTGGATTGAAAAACAAATTAAAACGCCACTTGGTGATTACGGTCGTTTCTATGATGCCGCGTATGAAACAATTATAAATGGTGCACCAAAACTTGTGAAAGACGAAGAAGTGGTAACGAATATTGAAATCTTAGAAAATGGATTTGCTGCCCCATCACCTTCAGTTTACAAACTTGAGGCTTTACATTTGAATGAATAG
- a CDS encoding SGNH/GDSL hydrolase family protein, with translation MKTLVCFGDSITADETFFDGMPRLTPRLQEMFPKWKVVNAGVPGDNTFDALNRIEEDVISYKPDFVTVFLGTNDAVSFCQVSLQAYKENLEKIVNHISSDKVLLISPAPVDEERQRNRTNRVLGQYADVVEKVARETGSYFLNVFAEMIQERDYKRFVENDEKDGLHFGPEGYEYVARLIGEKLKGIL, from the coding sequence ATGAAAACGTTAGTATGTTTTGGAGATAGTATTACAGCTGATGAAACTTTTTTTGATGGAATGCCGAGATTAACACCACGTTTGCAAGAGATGTTTCCGAAATGGAAAGTAGTGAATGCAGGTGTTCCAGGGGATAATACATTCGATGCGTTAAATAGGATTGAAGAAGATGTAATATCATATAAACCAGATTTCGTAACAGTTTTTCTTGGTACGAATGATGCAGTTTCTTTTTGTCAAGTGTCATTACAAGCATATAAAGAAAACTTAGAGAAGATTGTGAACCATATTTCATCAGATAAAGTACTACTGATTAGTCCTGCACCAGTTGATGAAGAAAGACAGCGTAATAGAACAAATAGAGTGCTGGGTCAGTATGCAGACGTGGTGGAGAAAGTGGCGAGGGAAACAGGAAGTTATTTTCTAAACGTATTCGCTGAAATGATTCAAGAACGGGATTATAAAAGATTTGTAGAAAATGATGAAAAAGATGGATTACACTTTGGACCAGAAGGCTATGAGTATGTAGCGAGGTTAATTGGTGAAAAGTTAAAAGGAATTTTATAA
- a CDS encoding GntR family transcriptional regulator, translating into MASGSTQVKYLGIYQKIKQQILDGEYKINEKIPSSPVLAEEFGVSALTIKKALDLLVRDGYIIRRRGSGTVVQDWRQQEKARMIQTLTGTKAVYGSEVESKIIEFAIVGADEVVAEKLGVSIGDFVYKIIRLRIIHSIPTIMEHTWMPISVIPGVEASVLEESIYSHIQNKLGLEVGTSVVRVKGIRPDDREKQFMNLTNQDFLMRVEQVAYLTDGRTFEYSYADHLPETFEFETVITAKNYKEI; encoded by the coding sequence ATGGCAAGCGGATCAACACAAGTAAAATACCTCGGCATTTATCAAAAGATTAAACAGCAAATTTTAGACGGTGAATATAAAATCAACGAAAAAATTCCGAGTAGCCCCGTCCTTGCTGAAGAATTTGGTGTTTCAGCCCTTACTATTAAGAAAGCGCTGGATCTATTAGTTAGAGATGGCTACATTATCCGCCGGCGCGGAAGTGGAACAGTGGTGCAAGATTGGCGTCAACAGGAAAAGGCACGAATGATTCAAACTTTAACGGGTACGAAAGCTGTATACGGCAGTGAGGTAGAAAGTAAAATTATCGAGTTTGCGATTGTTGGGGCTGATGAAGTAGTTGCTGAGAAATTGGGAGTTTCAATCGGTGATTTCGTCTATAAAATCATTCGCCTCCGCATCATTCACAGCATTCCGACGATTATGGAGCATACATGGATGCCAATTTCGGTTATCCCAGGTGTTGAGGCTTCTGTTTTAGAGGAGTCGATATACTCACATATTCAAAATAAACTTGGTCTTGAAGTAGGGACATCTGTTGTCAGGGTTAAAGGAATTCGCCCAGATGATAGGGAAAAGCAGTTTATGAACTTAACAAATCAGGATTTCCTAATGCGAGTTGAACAAGTAGCTTATTTAACGGATGGACGAACTTTTGAATATTCTTATGCAGATCATCTACCCGAAACCTTTGAGTTTGAAACAGTCATTACTGCAAAAAATTATAAAGAGATATAA
- a CDS encoding BA3454 family stress response protein, giving the protein MIEVCVTVNYNDRNYQTNVIVSKDTIWTKIEQLAEEQVKKQWSV; this is encoded by the coding sequence ATGATTGAAGTATGTGTTACAGTTAATTATAATGATAGAAATTATCAAACAAATGTTATTGTGAGTAAAGATACGATTTGGACAAAAATTGAACAGTTGGCAGAAGAACAAGTGAAGAAACAGTGGAGTGTTTAA
- a CDS encoding SRPBCC family protein: MAYTTISMEIFGSPEQVWQLIGGFNSLPDWLPYIPSSKLTEGGRVRHLANPEGETIIERLEVFNDKERYYMYSIMNAPFPVTNYLSTIQVKEGTESNTSLVEWSGTFTPVEVSVEEAINLFHGIYSDGLKALQQAFLD, from the coding sequence ATGGCATATACTACTATATCTATGGAAATTTTTGGATCACCTGAACAAGTATGGCAATTAATCGGAGGTTTCAACTCCCTTCCAGACTGGTTACCTTATATACCTAGTAGTAAATTAACCGAAGGCGGTCGTGTACGTCATCTAGCTAATCCAGAGGGTGAAACAATTATAGAACGCTTAGAAGTATTCAATGATAAGGAACGCTACTACATGTATTCAATCATGAATGCACCGTTCCCGGTCACTAATTATTTATCTACAATCCAAGTTAAAGAAGGTACTGAAAGTAACACATCATTAGTAGAGTGGTCTGGTACGTTCACTCCTGTTGAGGTTAGTGTTGAAGAGGCAATAAATCTGTTTCATGGTATCTACAGCGATGGACTGAAAGCATTGCAGCAAGCATTTCTAGATTAA
- a CDS encoding MBL fold metallo-hydrolase: MKNFVCTTCGVQYAASVDEPVSCHICDEERQYVNPKGQSWTTLENLQTDDTYKNEIIKEENGLYSITTKPGFAIGQTAFIVKTESYRLLWDCITYLDETTIAKIKELGGLDAIALSHPHYYSTQVEWAETFDVPIYIHEDDKEWVMRPSSRIIYWSGESLQLADGITVHRLGGHFSGGSVLHWEEGNDGKGILLTGDIIQVVADEKWVSFMYSYPNLIPLPARKVEEMVNRVKPLQFNRLYNAFHRVVKENANGAVERSAERYIKAIEGKLFHT, translated from the coding sequence ATGAAAAATTTCGTTTGTACAACGTGCGGTGTGCAGTATGCAGCGAGTGTAGATGAACCGGTGAGTTGTCATATTTGTGATGAAGAAAGGCAGTATGTGAATCCGAAAGGGCAGTCTTGGACGACTTTAGAAAATTTGCAAACAGATGATACATATAAAAATGAAATAATCAAAGAGGAAAATGGACTTTATAGTATTACGACAAAACCAGGATTTGCGATCGGTCAAACGGCATTTATAGTGAAAACAGAGTCATATCGTTTACTATGGGACTGCATTACGTATTTAGATGAAACGACAATTGCGAAAATAAAAGAGCTTGGTGGATTAGATGCAATTGCATTGTCTCATCCTCATTATTATTCAACGCAAGTAGAATGGGCAGAGACATTTGATGTACCAATTTATATACATGAAGATGATAAAGAATGGGTGATGCGCCCAAGTAGTCGTATTATTTATTGGTCTGGTGAGTCTTTACAATTAGCGGATGGGATTACTGTACATCGTCTTGGAGGACATTTTAGTGGTGGTTCTGTATTGCATTGGGAAGAAGGTAATGATGGAAAAGGGATTTTGTTAACAGGTGATATTATTCAAGTCGTAGCAGATGAGAAGTGGGTAAGCTTTATGTACAGCTATCCAAACTTAATTCCATTACCAGCGAGAAAAGTGGAAGAAATGGTGAACCGAGTGAAGCCGTTACAGTTTAATCGTTTATACAACGCTTTTCATCGAGTAGTAAAAGAAAATGCAAATGGGGCAGTTGAACGTTCTGCTGAAAGATATATAAAAGCAATAGAAGGAAAGTTGTTTCATACGTAA
- a CDS encoding S8 family peptidase, translating to MKNFKGMLISSLAITTFAGVGTTFVTNTVHAANNDSSKIQVRSNKSINTTPSSRLPVLSVNPYDDPRFSRQGYLEEAPLGINAPYAWGIKGGDGQGATFVDLEEGWLLNHEDLVGQNIEFMSGKMSNDLSHGTSVLGVVSAADNGIGNIGIAPKAKAKVISVIRDNGRIDVRDAILSAVDSLQAGDVLLIEESFKYDGYGDDPLPVEVYPSIFNAIRKGTDKGIIIVEAAGNGGIDLDEFKDRNGKQILNRNSPDFKDSGAIIVGASTARVPHKRLGFSNYGSRIDVYGWGEYVDTLDTYQNQNSKGQKVTDQNIMNRYTSNFRGTSSASPIIAGAAVSIQGIAKEHLGKAYTPKELRAILSNPNTGTKSNNPSSDKIGVLPDLKAILSNLGFHSDLTTNDPMVFPDNVEKNEGKENSTFVFPGEETKRTGDKNSTVNFPEEDLKQEEKEEGLIVFPD from the coding sequence ATGAAAAATTTTAAAGGTATGTTGATATCATCACTTGCAATTACAACTTTTGCTGGAGTAGGTACGACATTTGTAACAAATACAGTACATGCTGCTAATAACGATTCTAGTAAAATACAAGTTCGTTCTAATAAGAGTATAAACACAACGCCTAGCTCGAGATTGCCTGTATTATCAGTGAATCCTTATGATGATCCTAGATTTTCGAGACAGGGATATCTTGAAGAGGCACCTTTAGGAATTAATGCTCCTTATGCTTGGGGAATTAAAGGAGGAGATGGTCAAGGAGCAACCTTTGTAGATTTGGAAGAAGGCTGGTTATTAAATCATGAAGATTTAGTCGGTCAAAATATTGAATTTATGTCTGGAAAAATGAGTAATGATCTTTCTCACGGTACTTCAGTTCTAGGTGTTGTTTCTGCAGCTGACAATGGGATTGGGAACATTGGGATTGCACCAAAAGCAAAGGCAAAAGTAATTTCAGTGATTCGAGATAATGGGAGAATCGATGTAAGAGATGCTATTTTAAGTGCCGTAGATTCTTTACAGGCTGGAGATGTTTTATTAATAGAAGAATCCTTTAAATATGATGGATATGGAGATGACCCTTTACCAGTAGAAGTATACCCGAGTATATTTAACGCAATTCGCAAAGGTACAGATAAAGGCATTATTATTGTAGAAGCAGCTGGTAATGGTGGGATTGATTTAGATGAATTTAAAGACCGTAATGGTAAACAGATTTTAAATCGAAATAGTCCAGACTTTAAAGATTCAGGAGCTATTATAGTTGGAGCATCTACTGCAAGAGTTCCTCATAAACGTTTAGGTTTCTCTAACTATGGTAGTAGAATTGATGTATATGGTTGGGGAGAGTATGTTGATACATTAGATACATATCAAAATCAAAATAGTAAAGGACAAAAAGTTACAGATCAGAATATAATGAATCGTTATACTTCTAACTTCCGTGGTACTTCTAGCGCTTCGCCTATAATTGCTGGGGCTGCTGTATCAATTCAAGGGATTGCTAAAGAACATTTAGGTAAGGCATATACACCAAAAGAATTGAGAGCAATTTTAAGTAATCCTAATACAGGCACAAAGTCTAATAACCCATCATCTGATAAAATAGGGGTTTTACCAGATTTAAAAGCGATTTTGTCTAACCTTGGATTTCATAGTGATTTGACTACCAATGATCCTATGGTATTTCCAGATAACGTAGAAAAAAATGAAGGAAAAGAAAATTCAACTTTCGTATTTCCAGGTGAAGAAACAAAACGAACCGGGGATAAAAATTCAACTGTAAACTTCCCAGAAGAAGATTTAAAACAGGAGGAAAAAGAAGAGGGATTAATTGTTTTTCCGGATTAA
- the saiR gene encoding Rrf2-family transcriptional regulator SaiR, with product MNSDFTLAIHSLTYLALQPDRMSTSNAISESAGVHPVRIRKVLSLLKKHKFIQSKEGTGGGFIFARDLDEINLWHIYQITSEGALQPKCPESNNQCVVGSNMRKVLFAIFLGAEEHLGEYLKNYTMKEVVDLINQER from the coding sequence ATGAACAGCGACTTTACCTTGGCCATTCACAGTTTAACTTATTTAGCTTTACAGCCAGACCGGATGTCAACAAGTAATGCTATTTCAGAAAGTGCAGGTGTACATCCAGTACGTATTCGTAAAGTGCTAAGTTTGTTAAAAAAACATAAATTTATACAATCGAAAGAGGGAACTGGTGGAGGTTTTATTTTCGCTCGCGATTTAGATGAAATTAATCTTTGGCATATTTATCAGATAACCTCTGAAGGTGCTTTGCAGCCGAAGTGTCCGGAATCAAACAATCAGTGTGTTGTAGGTTCGAACATGCGAAAAGTTCTTTTCGCTATTTTCTTAGGTGCTGAAGAACATCTAGGTGAATACTTAAAGAATTATACAATGAAAGAAGTTGTTGACCTTATCAATCAAGAGCGTTAA